In Chitinophaga nivalis, a single genomic region encodes these proteins:
- a CDS encoding RNA ligase family protein, translated as MAISQKYGRTYHYPFSPGTTSDDRIQHDYWELLTKIPELVHTEKLDGENNCLSRYGVFARSHAAPTTSAWTESIRRYWQSIRNDLGQLEIFLENVYAIHSITYKNLDHHFYVLGIREGDRWLSWEETRFYAAMLDLPVVPEIKRITPPATRQEFEKDTLALVNGRGAFDPYDVHTGQPTVMEGIVSRNAAGYPVAAFAENVFKYVRKGHVKTDQHWTRHWQRAALNYEGGYHVADQ; from the coding sequence ATGGCCATTTCACAAAAATATGGCCGTACGTACCATTACCCTTTTTCGCCGGGAACCACCAGCGATGATCGTATTCAGCACGACTACTGGGAGTTGCTGACAAAAATCCCGGAACTGGTACATACGGAAAAACTCGACGGAGAGAATAATTGTCTCTCACGTTACGGGGTGTTTGCACGTTCGCATGCGGCCCCCACTACTTCCGCCTGGACGGAAAGTATCCGCCGTTACTGGCAAAGTATCCGGAATGACCTGGGGCAACTCGAGATCTTCCTGGAAAATGTATATGCCATACACTCTATTACCTATAAAAACCTGGACCATCATTTTTATGTATTGGGTATCCGGGAAGGCGACCGCTGGCTGAGCTGGGAGGAAACCCGCTTTTATGCCGCTATGCTCGATTTACCGGTAGTACCGGAAATCAAACGGATAACGCCGCCGGCTACACGCCAGGAGTTTGAAAAAGATACCCTGGCCCTGGTAAATGGCCGCGGTGCTTTTGATCCGTACGATGTGCATACCGGCCAGCCTACGGTGATGGAAGGTATTGTATCCCGCAATGCGGCCGGTTATCCGGTAGCGGCATTTGCGGAAAATGTATTCAAGTATGTCCGCAAAGGACATGTAAAAACCGATCAGCATTGGACCCGTCACTGGCAACGTGCTGCACTAAATTATGAAGGAGGCTATCATGTGGCAGATCAGTGA